The proteins below are encoded in one region of Nilaparvata lugens isolate BPH chromosome X, ASM1435652v1, whole genome shotgun sequence:
- the LOC111052496 gene encoding cyclin-dependent-like kinase 5 isoform X3 — MDQSTTSTCPDPVFSPKKYLIVEKIGKGAFGNVYKVLRKEHGTRKLFALKKPRGGVETINYSEVEAMKLLKHEENFVKFIEVIKHGDQFGVVMELCRADLRKVLFYKNIEFDMSHIKNMLKQLFTGLAAMHRKRIMHRDLKADNILISNEGVIKIGDLGSSVVIESQACFSANVCTLWYRSPELLFGSRKYDEKVDMWSSGLISIEFFTREPGLFRGDDDTDQMKKISEICGFCSEHIWSEAKEFPFYKEYHKKFANYKNNTLEIYLKEIIHCPSATEFIAEQLQLVPDRRMTAENALRHNFLTSGDEPAVDLQYILQQLK, encoded by the coding sequence ATGGATCAGTCTACTACTTCCACTTGTCCAGATCCAGTTTTTTCACCAAAAAAATACTTAATCGTTGAAAAAATAGGCAAAGGTGCCTTTGGAAATGTGTATAAAGTATTGCGGAAAGAACACGGAACTAGAAAATTATTTGCTCTCAAAAAACCTCGAGGTGGTGTTGAAACCATCAATTACAGTGAAGTAGAAGCAATGAAACTGCTTAAACATGAGGAGAACTTCGTAAAATTTATTGAGGTAATAAAACACGGCGATCAATTCGGAGTTGTAATGGAACTTTGCAGAGCAGACCTAAGAAAAGTCCTCTTCTACAAGaatatcgagtttgatatgagtcatattaaaaatatgttaaaGCAGCTCTTCACAGGATTAGCAGCTATGCATCGTAAAAGAATTATGCATCGGGATCTAAAAGCGGACAACATACTCATTTCAAATGAAGGAGTTATAAAAATCGGCGATCTTGGAAGTTCTGTCGTGATAGAGAGTCAGGCATGCTTTAGTGCAAATGTTTGCACCTTGTGGTATAGAAGCCCGGAGCTTCTTTTTGGATCTAGAAAATATGACGAGAAGGTTGATATGTGGAGCTCGGGGCTTATATCTATTGAGTTCTTCACGAGGGAACCCGGTCTTTTCAGAGGAGACGATGACACtgatcaaatgaaaaaaatatcggAGATCTGTGGATTTTGCAGTGAGCATATTTGGTCCGAAGCGAAAGAGTTCCCATTCTACAAGGAATATCACAAAAAATTTgctaattataaaaacaatacacttgaaatatatttgaaggagATTATACATTGCCCATCTGCGACAGAATTCATCGCGGAACAATTGCAACTTGTGCCAGACCGTCGAATGACAGCTGAAAATGCTCTTAGGCATAACTTTCTGACATCAGGTGATGAGCCGGCCGTTGATCTGCAGTATATTCTTCAGCAACTCAAATGA